A single window of Streptomyces xanthii DNA harbors:
- a CDS encoding MFS transporter, giving the protein MTTLIRTEAPAATAVADTRRGGGAALLAALLGFAVITIDVSAVNIALPGIQESLHTGMTGLQWVADAYTLMFAGLMLSAGALGDRTGARRAYAWGTALFTVASLACALAPGLGALVAARVVQGGAAAVLMPASLALIRQAYEEPVRRARAVALWTVGGSVSMAAGPVLGGVLTEHVGWRAVFFLNLPVGAAILALLTKVARSPRRAAPLDLPGQITAVLALAGLTFAVIEGGHGGWSSAPVLGALALAVVSGAGFYVAERRQRAPMVPLGMLRQRTVSVSLVVGFALNLGFYGVVFLLGLYLQQLRGMSATAAGLMFVPMAVIITATNLVSPRAAERMGRRRVVVTGTLVLALAMFALLPLAEGTPLWLVLLLLVPTGMGGAFAVPAVTAMLMDSVPGERVGTASGMLNALRQTGGALSVALFGALVAEGSAGFSVGGMRVGLVVAGVVLCATAGVAGVLLPRGRQRATAGS; this is encoded by the coding sequence GTGACCACTCTCATCCGAACCGAGGCCCCGGCGGCCACGGCTGTGGCGGACACCCGCCGTGGCGGCGGCGCGGCTCTGCTCGCCGCGCTGCTCGGCTTCGCCGTCATCACCATCGACGTGTCGGCCGTGAACATCGCGCTGCCCGGCATCCAGGAGTCCCTGCACACCGGGATGACGGGACTGCAGTGGGTCGCGGACGCGTACACGCTGATGTTCGCCGGGCTGATGCTGTCGGCCGGCGCGCTCGGCGACCGGACCGGGGCGCGCCGCGCCTACGCCTGGGGCACCGCGCTGTTCACCGTCGCCTCCCTGGCCTGCGCCCTCGCCCCCGGGCTCGGGGCGCTCGTCGCGGCGCGGGTCGTGCAGGGCGGGGCGGCCGCCGTCCTGATGCCGGCGTCGCTGGCGCTGATCCGGCAGGCGTACGAGGAGCCGGTGCGAAGGGCGCGGGCGGTGGCGCTGTGGACGGTCGGCGGTTCGGTGTCCATGGCCGCCGGGCCCGTCCTGGGCGGCGTGCTGACCGAACACGTCGGCTGGCGCGCGGTGTTCTTCCTCAACCTGCCGGTCGGCGCGGCGATCCTGGCACTGCTCACGAAGGTCGCGCGCTCGCCGCGGCGGGCCGCTCCGCTGGACCTGCCCGGGCAGATCACCGCCGTGCTCGCGCTCGCGGGGCTGACGTTCGCCGTGATCGAGGGCGGGCACGGCGGCTGGTCCTCGGCGCCGGTGCTCGGGGCGCTCGCGCTCGCCGTGGTGAGCGGCGCCGGGTTCTACGTCGCCGAGCGGCGGCAGCGGGCCCCGATGGTGCCGCTCGGGATGCTGCGGCAGCGGACGGTCTCGGTGTCGCTGGTGGTCGGCTTCGCCCTCAACCTCGGGTTCTACGGGGTCGTGTTCCTGCTGGGCCTGTACCTCCAGCAGCTGCGCGGGATGTCCGCGACGGCGGCGGGCCTGATGTTCGTCCCGATGGCGGTGATCATCACGGCCACGAACCTCGTGTCGCCGCGGGCCGCCGAGCGGATGGGTCGGCGCCGGGTCGTCGTGACCGGCACGCTGGTGCTGGCCCTGGCCATGTTCGCGCTGCTGCCGCTGGCGGAGGGGACGCCGCTGTGGCTGGTGCTCCTGTTGCTCGTGCCGACGGGGATGGGCGGGGCGTTCGCCGTCCCGGCGGTGACGGCGATGCTGATGGACTCTGTCCCGGGCGAGCGGGTCGGAACGGCTTCCGGAATGCTGAACGCGCTGCGGCAGACGGGCGGGGCCCTGTCGGTGGCTCTGTTCGGGGCGCTGGTCGCCGAGGGTTCGGCCGGGTTCTCGGTCGGTGGCATGCGGGTGGGCTTGGTGGTGGCGGGGGTGGTGCTCTGCGCTACCGCGGGGGTGGCCGGAGTCCTGCTGCCCCGGGGGCGACAGCGGGCCACCGCGGGTTCCTGA
- a CDS encoding helix-turn-helix domain-containing protein, producing MAEHSGTELGTYLRARRALVTPADVGLPAGTGLRRTPGLRREELATLAGVSVDYYTRLERGRETNPSSAVIDAIARALRLCGDAHVRLHELAELASGRFTEPRPTTDDTVRESVHQMLEALRPMPAYVVSRFNYVLAANPGGRRLLPGLWDWPAEQRNVTRYVFLHPAGRTLYVPWEETVALSVAHLRAVGGADPDDPRLTNLVGELLLKSPEFAEMWNRYEVLERGGGTKHFAHPQVGDLTLTYEIMQLSRTGGQRLVVYQAPAGSPAEAAVLKLDVP from the coding sequence ATGGCTGAACACTCCGGCACCGAACTCGGCACGTACCTGCGCGCCCGCCGCGCCCTGGTCACCCCGGCCGACGTGGGCCTGCCCGCCGGCACGGGTCTGCGCCGCACCCCGGGCCTGCGCCGCGAGGAACTGGCGACGCTCGCCGGCGTCAGCGTCGACTACTACACGCGCCTGGAGCGCGGCCGTGAGACGAATCCGTCCAGCGCGGTCATCGACGCGATCGCCCGCGCGCTGCGGCTGTGCGGGGACGCGCACGTCCGCCTGCACGAGCTGGCCGAACTGGCCTCGGGGCGGTTCACCGAACCGCGGCCCACGACGGACGACACCGTCCGCGAATCGGTGCACCAGATGCTGGAGGCGTTGCGGCCGATGCCCGCGTACGTCGTCAGCCGCTTCAACTACGTTCTCGCCGCGAACCCGGGCGGCCGGCGCCTCCTGCCCGGCCTGTGGGACTGGCCCGCCGAGCAGCGCAACGTGACCCGGTACGTCTTCCTGCACCCCGCGGGACGGACCCTGTACGTGCCCTGGGAGGAGACGGTCGCCCTGTCGGTGGCGCACCTGCGGGCGGTGGGCGGCGCGGACCCGGACGATCCGCGCCTGACCAACCTCGTCGGCGAACTCCTCCTGAAGTCACCGGAGTTCGCGGAGATGTGGAACCGGTACGAGGTCCTGGAGCGCGGCGGCGGCACGAAGCACTTCGCCCACCCCCAGGTCGGCGACCTGACCCTGACCTACGAGATCATGCAGCTCTCCCGCACGGGCGGCCAGCGCCTGGTCGTCTACCAGGCCCCTGCGGGGAGCCCGGCGGAAGCGGCGGTGCTGAAGCTGGACGTCCCGTAA
- a CDS encoding acetyl-CoA C-acetyltransferase, with protein sequence MVRTKNVPVLGAAPRRVAVVGGSRIPFARSDGPYATASNQQMLTAALDGLVDRFDLQEPGAVGEFVAGAVLKHARDFNLARETVLGSGLDARTPAYDIQQACGTGLQAVIAAANKIALGQLDSAVAGGSDTASDAPLGVNDDLRTILLAARRAKSAGARLKALSRIRPGHLVPDIPRNAEPRTGLSMGEHAAVTAREWGVTRAAQDELAAASHQRLAAAYERGLLDDLVVPFRGLERDQNLRPGSTVEKLATLKPVFGVKDPSPTMTAGNSTPLTDGAAVVLLASEEWAAARGLEPLAYLTAYETAAVDFVGDESKKHSVGGDVTGGGGDGLLMAPAYAVPRMLERAGLGIEDFDLFEVHEAFASQVLATLAAWEKAGLGPVDRDRLNVAGSSLATGHPFAATGARIVATLAKLLADRGGSGRGLISICAAGGQGVTAILERA encoded by the coding sequence ATGGTGCGCACGAAGAACGTCCCCGTCCTCGGCGCGGCCCCCCGCCGCGTCGCCGTCGTCGGCGGCAGCCGGATCCCGTTCGCCCGCTCGGACGGCCCGTACGCGACCGCGTCCAACCAGCAGATGCTCACCGCCGCCCTCGACGGACTCGTCGACCGCTTCGACCTGCAAGAGCCGGGCGCGGTGGGGGAGTTCGTGGCCGGCGCCGTCCTCAAGCACGCCCGGGACTTCAACCTCGCACGCGAGACCGTGCTCGGCTCGGGGCTCGACGCGCGCACACCCGCGTACGACATCCAGCAGGCCTGCGGGACCGGGCTCCAGGCCGTGATCGCCGCCGCCAACAAGATCGCGCTCGGCCAGCTCGACAGCGCCGTCGCGGGCGGTTCCGACACCGCCAGCGACGCGCCGCTCGGCGTCAACGACGACCTGCGCACGATCCTGCTGGCCGCGCGCCGCGCCAAGTCCGCGGGCGCCCGCCTCAAGGCCCTCTCGCGGATCCGGCCCGGCCACCTCGTGCCCGACATCCCGCGCAACGCCGAGCCCCGCACCGGACTTTCGATGGGTGAGCACGCCGCCGTCACCGCACGCGAATGGGGCGTCACCCGGGCCGCGCAGGACGAACTCGCCGCCGCCTCGCACCAGCGGCTCGCCGCCGCGTACGAGCGCGGGCTGCTCGACGACCTCGTCGTCCCGTTCCGCGGGCTCGAGCGCGACCAGAACCTGCGGCCCGGGTCCACCGTCGAGAAACTCGCCACGCTGAAGCCCGTGTTCGGGGTGAAGGACCCGTCGCCGACCATGACCGCGGGGAACTCGACGCCGCTGACGGACGGGGCGGCGGTCGTCCTGCTCGCGAGCGAGGAGTGGGCGGCGGCGCGCGGGCTCGAACCGCTGGCCTATCTGACGGCCTACGAGACGGCGGCGGTTGATTTTGTCGGAGACGAATCAAAAAAGCACAGCGTCGGCGGTGACGTCACCGGAGGGGGCGGCGACGGGCTGCTCATGGCTCCCGCGTACGCGGTGCCGCGGATGCTGGAGCGGGCCGGTCTCGGGATCGAGGACTTCGACCTCTTCGAGGTGCACGAGGCGTTCGCGTCCCAGGTGCTGGCGACGCTCGCCGCCTGGGAGAAGGCGGGGCTCGGGCCCGTCGACCGGGACCGGCTGAACGTGGCCGGCTCCTCCCTGGCCACGGGACACCCCTTCGCGGCGACCGGTGCGCGGATCGTGGCGACACTGGCCAAGCTGCTGGCGGACCGGGGCGGTTCGGGGCGCGGCCTGATCTCGATCTGCGCGGCGGGCGGCCAGGGGGTCACGGCGATCCTGGAGCGGGCCTGA
- a CDS encoding 3-oxoacyl-ACP reductase has protein sequence MADRYLNFTGTAPGRFLTKRLGLPQPAPLRRWSPEHPALDGPLLHFTAGTSAHHEELSAVLARTGLDVRGSLSGGAADRPAAIVVDATAVTGLDTLAEVHAALHPCVRSLAAGGRVVVLGARPSADDHHQAAVQQGLEGFVRSLGKEIGRGRTVNLVRLDGASPEAAESTLRFLLSPRSAYVSGQVVEIGAPQDPVAAPENWDRPLAGRTALVTGAARGIGEAVAETLVRDGAQVVLLDVPSAEADLNRVAERLGGRALPLDITADDAGERIAAFTAEQGLDVLVHNAGITRDRRLANMPAERWSSVLDVNLASVLTTTDALLKTGAIRRGGSIVTTASIAGIAGNTGQTNYAASKAGIIGLVRSLAPRALAEHGVTLNAVAPGFIETKMTAAVPLFIREAGRRMNSLGQGGLPVDVAETTAWFASPASGAVNGQIVRVCGQSLLGA, from the coding sequence ATGGCCGACCGCTATCTGAACTTCACCGGCACGGCCCCCGGCCGCTTCCTGACCAAGCGCCTCGGCCTGCCCCAGCCCGCCCCGCTGCGCCGCTGGAGCCCCGAACACCCGGCGCTCGACGGCCCGTTGCTGCACTTCACCGCCGGCACCTCCGCCCACCACGAGGAACTGTCCGCCGTCCTCGCCCGCACCGGCCTCGACGTCCGCGGCTCCCTGTCCGGCGGCGCGGCCGACCGGCCCGCCGCCATCGTCGTCGACGCCACCGCCGTCACCGGCCTCGACACCCTCGCCGAGGTGCACGCCGCCCTGCACCCCTGCGTGCGCTCCCTCGCCGCCGGCGGCCGCGTCGTCGTCCTCGGCGCCCGCCCCTCCGCCGACGACCACCACCAGGCCGCCGTCCAGCAGGGTCTGGAGGGATTCGTCCGCTCCCTCGGCAAGGAGATCGGCCGCGGCCGCACCGTCAACCTCGTCCGCCTGGACGGCGCCTCGCCCGAGGCCGCCGAATCCACCCTGCGCTTCCTGCTCTCGCCCCGCTCCGCCTACGTGAGCGGCCAGGTCGTCGAGATCGGCGCCCCGCAGGACCCCGTAGCCGCCCCCGAGAACTGGGACCGCCCGCTGGCCGGCCGGACGGCCCTGGTCACCGGCGCCGCCCGCGGCATCGGCGAGGCCGTCGCCGAGACCCTCGTCCGCGACGGCGCGCAGGTCGTCCTTCTCGACGTGCCGTCCGCCGAGGCCGACCTCAACCGGGTCGCCGAACGGCTCGGCGGGCGCGCCCTGCCGCTCGACATCACCGCCGACGACGCGGGCGAGCGCATCGCCGCCTTCACCGCCGAGCAGGGGCTCGACGTGCTCGTCCACAACGCCGGCATCACCCGCGACCGCCGGCTCGCCAACATGCCCGCCGAACGCTGGAGTTCGGTCCTCGACGTCAACCTGGCCAGTGTCCTGACCACCACCGACGCCCTCCTCAAGACGGGCGCGATCCGGCGCGGCGGCAGCATCGTCACCACCGCCTCCATCGCCGGCATCGCAGGCAACACCGGCCAGACCAACTACGCGGCCAGCAAGGCCGGAATCATCGGCCTCGTCCGCTCCCTCGCCCCGCGCGCCCTCGCCGAGCACGGCGTGACCCTGAACGCGGTCGCCCCCGGCTTCATCGAGACCAAGATGACCGCGGCCGTCCCCCTCTTCATCCGCGAGGCCGGCCGCCGCATGAACTCCCTGGGCCAGGGCGGACTCCCCGTCGACGTGGCGGAGACGACCGCCTGGTTCGCCTCCCCCGCCTCCGGCGCGGTCAACGGCCAGATCGTGCGCGTCTGCGGCCAGAGCCTCCTCGGCGCCTGA
- a CDS encoding MaoC/PaaZ C-terminal domain-containing protein, translating to MTSGTPRTVTLDRVPSLLPLMLRGAALSPLKRPRPGAPAPTTRLTVPALPVDQAHLTAYERLCGFPTGPAGLPVTYPHVLGFPLSMRLMTDRAFPLPVLGLVHTTLEITQHHDLSPTDRYDLTVKIPELRPHRRGTEALVVTELTAHGETVWTSTSTYLARHTTTPPASAPATEHAPPLPTLTEWPLHADLGRRYAAVSGDRNPIHLHPLTARVLGFPRAIAHGMWTAARCLAEHGARGPVQVRAAFKAPVLLPGTVAYAAKDDTFALRSAKNDHLHLTGEVTPLAV from the coding sequence ATGACCTCCGGCACCCCGCGCACCGTCACCCTCGACCGCGTCCCGTCCCTGCTCCCCCTGATGCTGCGCGGCGCCGCGCTCTCCCCGCTCAAGCGCCCCCGTCCCGGCGCCCCCGCCCCCACGACCCGCCTGACCGTCCCGGCCCTCCCCGTCGACCAGGCCCACCTCACCGCGTACGAGCGGCTCTGCGGCTTCCCGACGGGCCCCGCCGGACTCCCGGTCACCTACCCGCACGTCCTCGGCTTCCCGCTCTCCATGCGCCTGATGACCGACCGCGCGTTCCCGCTCCCGGTCCTCGGCCTCGTCCACACCACCCTCGAGATCACCCAGCACCACGACCTCTCCCCCACCGACCGGTACGACCTCACGGTGAAGATCCCCGAGCTGCGCCCGCACCGCCGCGGCACCGAAGCCCTCGTCGTCACCGAACTGACCGCGCACGGCGAGACCGTATGGACCTCGACCAGCACCTACCTCGCCCGCCACACCACCACACCCCCGGCCTCCGCACCGGCCACTGAGCACGCGCCGCCGCTCCCCACCCTCACCGAGTGGCCCCTCCACGCCGACCTCGGCCGCCGCTACGCCGCCGTCTCCGGCGACCGCAACCCCATCCACCTGCACCCGCTGACCGCCCGAGTCCTCGGCTTCCCGCGCGCGATCGCCCACGGCATGTGGACGGCGGCCCGCTGCCTCGCCGAACACGGCGCCCGCGGACCGGTCCAGGTACGGGCCGCCTTCAAAGCCCCCGTCCTGCTCCCCGGCACGGTCGCCTACGCGGCGAAGGACGACACCTTCGCACTCCGCTCCGCGAAGAACGACCACCTCCACCTCACCGGCGAGGTCACTCCACTCGCGGTCTAG